The following DNA comes from Candidatus Saccharimonadales bacterium.
TCTAAATGCCGCTTGCCCTGGTTTCATTCGTCGCTGGAGTCCTGACCGTCCTGGCGCCATGCACCTTGCCGTTGTTGCCGGTTATTGTCGGCGGGGGCGCTAGCGAGTCTAAAAAAAGCGCGCCGTATGTCATAACCGGTTCGCTGGTAATATCGATCTTCGCCTTCACTTTGCTGATCCAGGCAGGCGGCGCTTTGGTTGGTATCCCCGATAGATTTTGGCAGTATTTTTCCGGCGGATTGATCAGCTTGTTCGGCCTGAGTATGCTCTGGCCAGGTTGGTGGGAGCGCCTGGTACTTAAATTTAATTTGGCATCTAACCGCTGGCTCGGCCGGGCTAACCAAAGCCGCGGCATCTGGCGTTTAATTTTATTGGGCGCCGCGCTGGGCCCGGTCTTTACCAGTTGCAGCCCCACCTATGCCCTGATCCTGGCAACGGTTTTACCGGTTTCCTTTGCCGAGGGCGCACTTTATATGTTGTTTTACGCGCTCGGTCTGGGGCTAGTTTTATTGGCGACGGCCAAGGCCGGCCAAGCGGCCGCCGCGCGGCTGGCCTGGCTGAGCGACCCGCATGGCTGGTTTAAACGCAGCCTAGGGGCGGTATTTGTCTTGCTGGGGCTGGCGATTCTCAGCGGTTTGGTCGCAACCTTTGAAGCTTGGCTGGTTGATTTAGGCGTTTACGATACAATCGCCGACTTTGAATTTAGGCTAACGGGTGAATAGTCGTCCGAGTACTTTATAATAAGCCTTATGTTTATCGGTCACGCCGCGGATTTGCTGATTTTAGTGGGCGAAGTCATTATTGCCTACGCCGTAATCGCCGTCCACGATCGCATGCGGGAAGAGCATTCCGTCGATAACGCCGTTTATAACACCATGTTGCGGGAGAGGCGGATGGTTATTTTTGGCGTAATACTGTTGTTTATCGGCTTTACCCTCAGAATAATTGAACGTATTCTGAGCTGAGGTATGTTTGAGGATTTCAAGAGCAAGCCATCGGTGACGGTGGTCTTTACCGGCCAGGGTAAGGGCAAAACCAGTGCCGGTCTGGGCCTTTTGGCC
Coding sequences within:
- a CDS encoding cytochrome c biogenesis protein CcdA gives rise to the protein MPLALVSFVAGVLTVLAPCTLPLLPVIVGGGASESKKSAPYVITGSLVISIFAFTLLIQAGGALVGIPDRFWQYFSGGLISLFGLSMLWPGWWERLVLKFNLASNRWLGRANQSRGIWRLILLGAALGPVFTSCSPTYALILATVLPVSFAEGALYMLFYALGLGLVLLATAKAGQAAAARLAWLSDPHGWFKRSLGAVFVLLGLAILSGLVATFEAWLVDLGVYDTIADFEFRLTGE